From a region of the Mucilaginibacter auburnensis genome:
- a CDS encoding MFS transporter: protein MTNSPERPSTLTPFTLWVMTITTGLVIANIYYNQPLLDDIAKTFGVTSAKAGQVAMLTQIGYALGIFLVVPMADMLNRKRMMIIDFGFMVIALLLTAIAPNINALIIASFFIGVSSIIPQFMLPMAAHLAQAHERGKTIGFVQTGLLIGILLSRTLSGFIAAHYGWRSVFYIAAALMLVMWGLVYRLLPEVQPTYKGTYKSLMLSITGLIKDNRHLRLAALRGASCFACFSAFWSTIAFLVKQNFNMGSDVAGLFGLAGAFGALAVSRVGRLTDKVNPYKLATYTIAILLLSFVVYYFSGYSLVGMVVGVILMDMGLQATHLCNQAIIFANNAAARNRINTVYMVSYFGGGAIGTFFGTQLWYRYQWTGVCILGIAVSALTLILHLNNQETLQPDSTTV, encoded by the coding sequence ATGACAAATAGTCCCGAACGCCCATCAACGCTTACGCCATTCACGCTTTGGGTAATGACCATTACCACCGGATTAGTTATCGCCAACATTTATTATAATCAACCGTTGTTGGATGATATTGCCAAAACCTTCGGTGTAACCAGCGCAAAAGCCGGCCAGGTGGCCATGCTCACACAAATAGGCTACGCGTTAGGAATTTTTTTGGTAGTGCCCATGGCTGATATGCTTAACCGCAAGCGCATGATGATCATTGATTTTGGTTTTATGGTAATAGCCTTATTGCTTACCGCCATTGCACCTAATATTAATGCCTTGATTATTGCCAGTTTTTTTATTGGGGTATCATCCATTATTCCGCAATTTATGCTACCCATGGCAGCGCACCTGGCACAGGCCCATGAGCGGGGTAAAACCATCGGCTTCGTACAAACAGGTTTGCTGATAGGTATTTTGCTATCAAGAACACTGAGCGGTTTTATTGCCGCACATTACGGTTGGCGCAGTGTGTTTTATATTGCCGCGGCATTAATGCTGGTAATGTGGGGATTGGTTTATCGCCTGTTGCCCGAGGTACAGCCAACTTATAAAGGAACTTACAAGAGCCTTATGCTTTCAATAACCGGCCTCATTAAAGATAACCGGCATTTACGCCTGGCGGCTTTAAGGGGTGCCTCATGCTTCGCCTGTTTCAGCGCTTTCTGGAGCACTATTGCATTCCTGGTAAAACAAAACTTTAATATGGGTAGTGATGTAGCCGGCTTGTTTGGTTTGGCCGGGGCCTTTGGCGCACTTGCGGTAAGTAGGGTAGGCCGCCTGACCGATAAGGTGAACCCATACAAACTTGCTACTTATACTATCGCAATCCTTTTACTGTCGTTCGTAGTATATTATTTCTCAGGCTATAGTTTAGTCGGAATGGTAGTGGGCGTAATTTTAATGGATATGGGGCTGCAGGCAACCCATTTGTGTAACCAGGCTATTATTTTCGCCAACAACGCTGCTGCTCGTAACCGTATCAATACGGTATACATGGTGTCCTATTTTGGCGGCGGTGCTATCGGAACTTTTTTCGGCACCCAGCTCTGGTACCGCTACCAGTGGACAGGTGTATGCATTTTAGGCATAGCGGTATCTGCATTGACCCTTATATTACACCTCAATAATCAGGAAACACTACAGCCTGATAGCACAACTGTATAG